One region of Skermanella mucosa genomic DNA includes:
- a CDS encoding anti-sigma factor family protein, translating into MDDYDDINDLDLHGYIDDRLDPPRRRAVEAYLDQHPDKAEWVRRCRLQSEAMRAIYGPVAEEPLPGRLASVFKSGRPARFPGLVRRMAPLAATLLLGCGLGWSAGEFLPRAEATTPVLRESVSLAHTEAARAIVADHTAPSSELVQRPINWVEQASMVDLQVPDLSRYRFSLMGSQVTATTNRSQAAQLSYRDDQGRRLTLQIQPRLPEPDPEIVTEKRNDVRVAYWADGPLMYVMASDLPRDETLAVAHGLNRSIRKMPPPETEAEFGLAERVRSFFQIRG; encoded by the coding sequence ATGGATGATTACGATGACATCAACGATCTCGACCTGCATGGATACATAGACGACCGCCTCGACCCACCGCGACGTCGGGCGGTCGAAGCATACCTGGACCAGCACCCGGACAAGGCGGAGTGGGTCCGGCGATGCAGGCTTCAGAGCGAGGCGATGCGGGCGATCTACGGCCCTGTCGCCGAGGAGCCTCTGCCCGGCCGGCTGGCCTCGGTGTTCAAGTCGGGGCGGCCGGCCCGCTTTCCGGGGCTGGTCAGGCGTATGGCGCCGCTGGCGGCAACTCTTCTGCTGGGATGCGGACTAGGGTGGTCGGCGGGTGAGTTCCTGCCGCGGGCCGAGGCAACGACCCCGGTCTTGCGCGAAAGCGTGTCGCTCGCCCATACCGAAGCAGCACGGGCAATCGTGGCGGACCACACCGCACCCTCCTCGGAGTTGGTGCAGCGGCCGATCAACTGGGTCGAGCAGGCGAGCATGGTTGACCTGCAGGTCCCGGATCTGAGCCGATACCGGTTCAGCCTGATGGGCAGCCAAGTCACCGCGACGACCAACCGGTCGCAGGCGGCCCAGCTCTCCTACAGGGACGATCAGGGACGGCGGCTGACCTTGCAGATCCAGCCCCGCCTTCCCGAGCCGGATCCCGAGATCGTGACCGAGAAGCGCAACGATGTTCGGGTTGCCTACTGGGCCGACGGTCCCCTGATGTACGTGATGGCGAGCGATCTGCCGCGTGACGAAACCTTGGCGGTCGCCCATGGGCTGAACCGGTCGATCCGGAAAATGCCGCCGCCGGAAACCGAAGCAGAGTTCGGCCTCGCCGAGCGGGTACGGTCGTTCTTCCAGATACGCGGATAG
- a CDS encoding exopolysaccharide biosynthesis protein yields the protein MFTGILLGLSLNNKGKPIVAPKVLLRNWAWRELKDGNGMDRLECSGDAGKPDTAPASQVLKEVRVEAQGDKVAVGDVLDGAGARVYGLALLLFALPEALPLPIVGLTAVVAIPLAIVSVWLVLFGTGRRLPGWIRRRTIKRSWLEAGISKAAGWLEWLEKFSRPRMPEWTDLGRLFGVACLLLTVMLALPIPFGNIAPALCIAGIGFGILQRDGAVVAASLALSAVTLAAMSAAIYAIGWAALDVTGGLFT from the coding sequence GTGTTCACAGGCATTTTGCTGGGGTTGTCCTTGAACAACAAAGGGAAGCCCATCGTTGCACCAAAGGTCTTGCTAAGGAATTGGGCATGGAGGGAACTGAAAGACGGGAATGGGATGGATAGGCTTGAGTGTTCCGGTGATGCAGGAAAGCCCGACACGGCACCTGCATCCCAGGTCCTGAAAGAGGTCCGCGTCGAGGCCCAAGGCGACAAGGTAGCGGTCGGCGACGTGCTGGATGGAGCTGGCGCGCGGGTCTATGGCCTGGCGCTTCTGCTCTTCGCCCTGCCCGAGGCGCTGCCGCTGCCGATCGTCGGCCTGACCGCCGTCGTCGCCATTCCGCTGGCCATCGTATCCGTATGGCTCGTCCTTTTCGGGACCGGACGCAGACTGCCGGGCTGGATAAGGCGCAGGACGATCAAGCGGTCCTGGCTGGAGGCCGGCATTTCCAAAGCGGCCGGATGGCTGGAATGGCTCGAGAAGTTCTCCCGGCCACGCATGCCGGAATGGACGGACCTCGGGCGGCTGTTCGGGGTCGCGTGCCTGCTGCTGACCGTCATGCTGGCCCTGCCGATTCCCTTCGGGAACATCGCGCCGGCGCTGTGCATCGCGGGCATCGGCTTCGGGATTCTTCAGCGCGACGGTGCTGTCGTTGCCGCATCCTTGGCGTTGTCCGCCGTCACCCTGGCAGCCATGTCGGCCGCCATCTACGCGATCGGCTGGGCCGCCCTGGACGTCACCGGCGGCCTGTTCACCTGA
- a CDS encoding small membrane protein YohP → MLKVLGGTVGVIFLIGLLVVIGILALIF, encoded by the coding sequence ATGCTCAAGGTTCTGGGTGGTACGGTGGGGGTGATCTTTCTCATCGGCCTGCTGGTCGTGATCGGCATTCTCGCCCTGATTTTCTAG
- a CDS encoding RNA polymerase sigma factor — translation MDETEWLIAREAPGLRRYARALVRDRDRADDLVQECLERALRKQHLWQRTGSIRGWLLKILYNVHINLAKHHQNAPQTTSIEDISIAQPARQFGHLQLQEMARALDELPDLQRETLLLVVLEGLSYEEAACVLDVPVGTVRSRLSRARETLQSLNLAEVRPVALRRVK, via the coding sequence ATGGACGAGACGGAATGGCTGATCGCACGAGAGGCACCGGGCTTGCGGCGCTACGCGCGGGCCCTGGTCAGGGACCGCGACCGCGCTGACGATCTGGTGCAGGAGTGCCTGGAGCGCGCCCTTCGCAAGCAGCATCTCTGGCAACGCACCGGAAGCATCCGCGGATGGTTGCTGAAAATTCTGTACAACGTCCATATCAATCTGGCCAAGCATCACCAGAACGCGCCGCAGACCACTTCGATCGAGGATATCAGCATTGCCCAGCCGGCTCGCCAGTTCGGGCACCTCCAACTTCAGGAAATGGCGCGTGCCCTTGACGAACTCCCCGACCTCCAACGCGAGACGCTGCTGCTGGTCGTTCTGGAAGGGCTGAGTTACGAGGAAGCCGCCTGTGTGCTCGATGTCCCGGTCGGGACGGTCCGGTCCCGCCTGTCCCGCGCCCGCGAGACTCTGCAGTCCCTGAACCTCGCTGAGGTGCGCCCCGTCGCCTTGAGAAGGGTGAAGTGA
- a CDS encoding phospholipase D-like domain-containing protein, whose translation MALLLDNATYFTAVKAVLEQARRSILLIGWMFDPRTCLNPGDENPQSSVEIGSLLNTLARERPELDIRLLIWDAALPITASRHGFPQRGKGWLDDRIRFRLDGSHPVGACHHQKILVVDDMVAFCSGGDFSTERWDTSAHLDQDPRRRLPSGAIHEPRHGLTMMVEGAVAKALGDFGRERWRRATGEDPERPGQSPGTSPWPEYVAPLLTDVPVGIARTGPAWKHYPAVRENEALFLEAIAAAGNTLYIENQYFASSKIGAAIKARLAEPDGPEIVVVCSPRSPSLFDHVVMDAARDALVADLGAADPYGRFRAYAPQAPEGRGIILHSKVMIVDDRFLRVGSSNLNNRSMGLDTECDLAIEAGEAEQEAKTRAAIRSVRNCLVAHFLGCSEERFEEALADHGSLIAAIERLDGPTLRRLQPLQPSGAGMIGWLAARPHLGDPESAADTWRPWRRHKGPAQVPWLAVTAMAGAALIACWAIRSRAHPAIRRVRRCGGTSPWKASRGWPAAHRGP comes from the coding sequence ATGGCGCTCCTGCTCGACAATGCAACCTACTTCACTGCCGTCAAGGCGGTTCTGGAGCAGGCCCGGCGATCCATTCTGTTGATCGGCTGGATGTTCGATCCTCGGACCTGCCTCAATCCCGGAGATGAGAATCCCCAATCATCCGTCGAAATCGGCTCACTGCTCAATACGCTCGCCCGTGAGCGGCCGGAACTCGACATCCGCTTGCTGATCTGGGACGCGGCTCTGCCGATCACGGCCTCCAGGCATGGCTTCCCGCAGCGGGGAAAGGGGTGGCTCGATGACCGGATCCGCTTTCGCCTCGACGGCTCACATCCCGTTGGCGCCTGTCATCATCAAAAGATCCTTGTCGTGGACGACATGGTGGCATTCTGCAGCGGCGGCGACTTCTCGACCGAGCGCTGGGACACGTCGGCCCATCTGGATCAGGACCCTCGTCGGCGTTTGCCGTCCGGCGCGATCCACGAACCCCGCCATGGATTGACCATGATGGTCGAAGGTGCCGTGGCGAAGGCGCTCGGCGATTTTGGGCGGGAACGATGGCGGCGGGCGACCGGTGAGGATCCCGAGCGCCCCGGGCAAAGCCCCGGCACAAGCCCGTGGCCGGAATACGTGGCGCCGCTCCTCACCGACGTTCCCGTCGGCATTGCGCGCACCGGACCAGCCTGGAAGCACTACCCGGCAGTTCGGGAGAACGAGGCTCTATTCCTGGAAGCAATCGCCGCTGCCGGAAACACCCTCTACATCGAAAACCAGTACTTCGCCTCCTCCAAGATCGGCGCTGCGATCAAGGCGCGTCTGGCCGAGCCGGACGGTCCCGAAATCGTGGTCGTCTGCTCCCCGCGCAGTCCGAGCCTGTTCGACCACGTCGTGATGGACGCCGCCCGTGACGCCCTGGTGGCGGACCTCGGTGCAGCCGATCCCTACGGCCGGTTCCGGGCTTATGCTCCCCAGGCGCCGGAAGGGCGCGGCATCATCCTCCATTCCAAGGTCATGATCGTTGACGACCGGTTCCTCCGGGTCGGGTCTTCCAACCTCAACAACCGATCGATGGGATTGGACACCGAGTGCGATTTGGCCATCGAAGCAGGCGAAGCGGAGCAGGAGGCAAAAACCCGCGCGGCGATCCGCTCCGTCCGCAATTGCCTGGTTGCCCATTTCCTTGGCTGTTCGGAAGAACGCTTCGAGGAAGCGCTGGCCGATCACGGCAGCCTGATTGCGGCCATAGAGAGGCTGGACGGCCCGACCCTCCGGCGCCTTCAGCCACTCCAGCCGTCGGGAGCGGGGATGATCGGCTGGCTGGCTGCAAGACCTCACCTCGGCGATCCGGAGAGTGCGGCCGATACCTGGAGACCGTGGAGGCGTCACAAAGGTCCCGCTCAGGTGCCTTGGCTGGCCGTGACCGCCATGGCAGGCGCTGCGCTGATTGCCTGCTGGGCGATTCGCTCGCGGGCACACCCTGCGATACGGAGGGTTCGTCGCTGCGGCGGCACATCACCATGGAAAGCATCAAGAGGCTGGCCGGCAGCGCACCGGGGACCTTAG
- a CDS encoding CreA family protein, producing the protein MKSILPSILLIATTITATSAAAEQVGEISTDWSGNDIVIEAITDPEVEGVTCHLTYFSRGFIDRLSQGNWFEDPSNSSIACRQTGPVVVGDIETDEDGEEVFSEGRSLIFKSLSVRRIYDKANNTLIYVSYSRQIQEGSAKMAISTVPLFDEQVSWAEGRPD; encoded by the coding sequence ATGAAAAGCATCTTGCCATCCATTCTCCTGATCGCGACAACGATCACCGCGACCTCGGCCGCGGCGGAGCAGGTCGGGGAGATCAGCACGGACTGGTCGGGTAACGATATCGTGATCGAGGCGATCACCGATCCCGAGGTCGAGGGAGTCACATGCCACCTGACATACTTCAGCCGCGGATTCATCGATCGCCTGTCCCAGGGCAACTGGTTCGAGGACCCGTCGAACTCGTCGATCGCCTGCCGCCAGACCGGCCCGGTCGTCGTCGGGGACATCGAGACCGACGAGGATGGCGAGGAGGTCTTCTCGGAGGGCAGAAGCCTGATCTTCAAGTCCCTGTCCGTCCGGCGGATCTACGACAAGGCGAACAACACCCTGATCTACGTCTCGTACTCCCGTCAGATCCAGGAAGGCAGCGCCAAGATGGCGATCTCGACCGTGCCGTTGTTCGACGAGCAGGTATCCTGGGCGGAAGGGCGCCCGGATTAG
- a CDS encoding CsbD family protein — MSDDRTEGSMKKMKGDVKEGAGNLTGDSKLQSEGKADKGEGKIQNAIGGIKDALTGKDKTDK, encoded by the coding sequence ATGAGCGACGATCGGACCGAAGGCTCGATGAAGAAGATGAAGGGCGACGTCAAGGAGGGGGCCGGCAACCTGACCGGCGACAGCAAGCTCCAATCCGAGGGCAAGGCCGACAAAGGCGAGGGTAAGATCCAGAACGCCATCGGCGGCATCAAGGACGCCCTGACCGGCAAGGACAAGACCGACAAGTAG
- a CDS encoding DUF2254 domain-containing protein, translated as MRERVRYYLDWLRTSLWFIPLLMGVVAVAFAILLLTWGADVPDDMVEYWLLYAGDTENARELVSTLLSGMITMFSLVVSITMVVLTLAAGQIGPRLIRNFIQDRQTQAVLGLFLADILYLIIVFRTIDGDRMDSVPHLAVTTGTALTVLCLFVLLFFVHKLARSIIYDNVVRNVAGDLMEVTKLLLPEKSEARPDIPRPTHDFVWVPLGRDGYLQSIDLEALVEAASENDALIRLEVRPGHYILGRGRHVALHSTAAGTDETCRKIRDAFILGSERTPTQDIEYGIRQLVEMATRALSPGINDVFTALAVIDSLSSSLGHIFERDLEPAVLLDDSGRPRVVRDIAGYDSIVGAAFDQIRQAGSGHAAVLIRLTEAIGSLAPYVRSDEQRQPLLEQLDMIRRSADDNISVPRDLTALHSSGSRTRELLMSLPKKDVRPC; from the coding sequence ATGAGGGAGCGCGTCAGGTATTATCTGGACTGGCTTCGGACCAGCCTGTGGTTCATCCCGCTGCTCATGGGCGTGGTTGCCGTCGCTTTCGCCATCCTGCTGCTGACCTGGGGAGCCGACGTTCCCGACGATATGGTGGAGTACTGGCTGCTCTACGCTGGCGACACCGAAAACGCCCGCGAGCTGGTTTCCACACTGCTGTCGGGCATGATCACCATGTTCTCGCTGGTGGTCTCCATCACCATGGTCGTGCTGACCCTGGCCGCCGGGCAGATCGGCCCCAGGCTGATCCGCAACTTCATCCAGGACCGCCAGACGCAGGCGGTCCTCGGCCTCTTCCTGGCGGACATCCTGTACCTGATAATCGTCTTCCGGACGATCGACGGCGACCGGATGGACAGTGTCCCGCATCTGGCGGTGACGACGGGAACGGCGCTGACGGTGCTGTGCCTGTTCGTGTTGCTGTTCTTCGTCCATAAGCTGGCCCGGTCCATCATCTACGACAACGTGGTTCGCAACGTGGCGGGGGATTTGATGGAGGTGACGAAGCTCCTGCTGCCCGAGAAGAGCGAGGCCCGTCCTGATATTCCTCGGCCGACCCATGACTTCGTGTGGGTTCCGCTCGGTCGGGACGGCTATCTGCAAAGCATCGATCTGGAGGCACTGGTTGAAGCTGCCAGCGAGAACGATGCCTTGATCCGGTTGGAGGTCCGCCCCGGCCATTACATTCTCGGCCGCGGCCGCCACGTGGCGCTTCATTCAACCGCAGCCGGGACGGACGAGACATGCCGGAAAATCCGCGACGCCTTCATCCTGGGCTCGGAGCGGACTCCGACCCAGGACATCGAGTATGGTATCCGGCAGCTTGTCGAGATGGCCACCCGAGCCCTGTCCCCCGGCATCAACGACGTGTTCACCGCACTGGCCGTGATCGACAGCCTTTCCTCATCGCTCGGTCACATCTTCGAACGCGACCTGGAACCGGCAGTCCTGCTGGATGACAGCGGCAGGCCCCGGGTCGTACGGGATATCGCCGGATATGACAGCATCGTCGGAGCCGCGTTCGATCAGATCCGGCAGGCCGGAAGCGGCCATGCGGCCGTGCTCATCCGGCTCACGGAAGCGATCGGGTCGCTTGCTCCCTATGTCCGCTCCGACGAACAACGCCAGCCCCTCCTCGAGCAACTCGACATGATCCGGCGTTCGGCGGACGACAACATCAGTGTTCCCAGGGACCTCACCGCCCTGCACTCGAGTGGAAGCAGGACCCGGGAGCTCCTGATGTCTCTCCCGAAGAAGGATGTGAGGCCATGCTAA
- a CDS encoding endonuclease/exonuclease/phosphatase family protein: MGNENAEPVLKLVRALGPDMVLLLETDRWWDLQLTRLWSEYSYVVAHPQDDSYGMHLLSRLRLVDPRVRFLLEDYVPSIVTRVQLRSGEEIDFHGVHPKPPPLDDTEERDAELLLVGRQVHRDPLPAVVAGDLNDVAWSRTTRQFQEISSLLDPRIGRGLYPTFNAHWPLLRWPLDHVFFEEEFVLLDLKVLPGIGSDHFPVYVSLCHRPGAAAVQAEPAPDPDDLQDAERSIREGREEAGEPE, translated from the coding sequence ATGGGCAATGAGAACGCTGAACCCGTGCTGAAGCTGGTGCGGGCACTCGGGCCGGACATGGTCCTTCTGCTCGAAACCGACCGCTGGTGGGACCTGCAACTCACCAGGCTCTGGTCGGAATATTCCTATGTCGTGGCCCATCCCCAGGATGACAGCTACGGGATGCACCTGCTTTCACGGCTGCGTCTGGTCGATCCCCGGGTCCGCTTCCTGCTGGAGGACTATGTGCCCTCCATCGTGACCCGCGTGCAACTCCGCTCAGGCGAAGAGATCGACTTTCACGGCGTCCATCCCAAACCGCCGCCGCTCGACGATACGGAGGAGCGCGACGCCGAACTCCTGCTGGTCGGCCGCCAAGTCCATCGGGACCCTCTCCCGGCGGTGGTCGCCGGTGACTTGAACGATGTCGCCTGGTCCCGCACGACACGGCAGTTCCAGGAAATCAGCAGCCTCCTCGACCCGCGCATCGGCCGGGGCCTTTACCCTACCTTCAACGCCCACTGGCCGCTCCTGCGCTGGCCCCTCGATCACGTCTTCTTCGAGGAGGAATTCGTCCTGCTCGACCTGAAGGTGCTGCCCGGCATCGGATCGGACCATTTTCCCGTCTACGTGTCCCTGTGTCACCGGCCCGGCGCCGCCGCCGTCCAGGCCGAACCGGCCCCGGACCCGGACGATCTCCAGGATGCCGAGCGATCGATCAGGGAGGGCCGCGAGGAGGCCGGCGAGCCGGAATGA
- a CDS encoding hemolysin family protein, which yields MFEIVIIIALTLLNGVFAMSELAVVSSRKARLQGMADQGVHGARAAMRLIDNPSRFLSTVQIGITMVGVVAGAYGGATLGQRFGTWLDSFPIFGGYGEAGGYVAVIVAITYLSIVLGELIPKRIALRAPERTASIIAGPMRTLSRITAPFVWLLGTTTDLLLRLLGLHGGREETVTEDEVRSMISEGTEAGVFDPREKEMIDGVLRLADRTVRTIMTPRPDVVWLDVGDSQEDMINEIRTSGHSRFPVCRGELDEIVGIVHNKDLLELAFQGKAVDLATVAAKPLVVHDGTAILKLLDMMKRSGLHMAIVVDEYGSVEGLVTITDILETIAGDLPEPGEAAEADAIRRDDGSWLVDGSMPVDEFEDVLGVRDLREGGDYHTIAGFVLHGIGHVPKPGESFEHHGVRFEVMDMDGRRIDKILVVPAAPVVGEEVE from the coding sequence ATGTTTGAGATCGTCATCATCATCGCGCTGACCCTGCTGAACGGGGTGTTCGCGATGTCGGAACTTGCCGTCGTGTCTTCGCGCAAGGCACGGCTCCAGGGCATGGCCGACCAGGGTGTCCACGGCGCGCGGGCGGCGATGCGCCTGATCGACAACCCGAGCCGGTTCCTCAGCACGGTCCAGATCGGCATCACGATGGTCGGCGTCGTCGCCGGCGCCTACGGCGGCGCCACCCTCGGCCAACGGTTCGGGACGTGGCTGGACAGCTTTCCGATTTTTGGCGGTTACGGCGAGGCGGGCGGCTACGTGGCCGTCATCGTCGCGATCACCTACCTGTCGATCGTGCTCGGCGAACTCATCCCCAAGCGCATCGCGTTGCGGGCGCCCGAGCGCACCGCCTCGATCATCGCCGGTCCCATGAGGACCCTGTCGCGCATCACGGCTCCCTTCGTCTGGCTCCTGGGAACGACGACCGATCTCCTGCTGCGCCTGCTCGGTCTCCATGGCGGACGTGAGGAGACCGTGACCGAGGACGAGGTTCGGTCCATGATCAGCGAAGGTACCGAGGCGGGCGTGTTCGATCCGCGTGAGAAGGAGATGATCGACGGCGTGCTGCGCCTCGCGGACAGAACCGTACGCACCATCATGACGCCACGGCCGGACGTGGTCTGGCTCGATGTCGGCGACAGCCAGGAAGACATGATCAACGAGATCCGCACCTCCGGGCACTCGCGCTTCCCGGTCTGCCGGGGCGAACTGGATGAGATCGTCGGCATCGTCCACAACAAGGACCTGCTCGAACTCGCCTTCCAGGGCAAGGCGGTCGATCTCGCCACGGTCGCGGCCAAACCGCTGGTGGTCCATGACGGCACCGCGATCCTGAAGCTGCTCGACATGATGAAGCGGTCCGGCCTGCACATGGCGATCGTGGTGGACGAATACGGCAGCGTCGAGGGCCTGGTCACCATCACCGACATCCTGGAGACCATCGCCGGCGACTTGCCCGAGCCGGGAGAAGCCGCCGAGGCTGATGCGATCCGGCGCGACGACGGATCCTGGCTGGTGGATGGCTCCATGCCGGTCGATGAGTTCGAAGACGTGCTCGGCGTTCGCGACCTGCGGGAAGGCGGCGATTATCATACCATCGCCGGGTTCGTCCTTCACGGCATTGGGCATGTTCCGAAACCCGGGGAGTCGTTCGAACATCATGGTGTTCGCTTCGAGGTGATGGACATGGACGGCCGCCGGATCGACAAGATCCTGGTCGTGCCGGCTGCTCCGGTGGTTGGGGAAGAGGTGGAGTGA
- a CDS encoding small membrane protein YohP, with the protein MLKFIGGTVGVIFLISLLVVIGILALIF; encoded by the coding sequence ATGTTAAAGTTCATAGGCGGTACGGTAGGAGTGATTTTTCTTATCAGCCTGTTGGTCGTGATCGGCATTCTCGCCCTTATTTTCTGA
- a CDS encoding sodium:calcium antiporter: MLLDLTDFSLAAVIGIFVACALAIAFAGAKLAGVADTLADRTGMGEIIAGALFVGGSTSLPGIITSMTTASEGYAGLAIGNAVGGLTAQTTFLAVADLVYRRANLEHAAASVTGLVQGTLLVTMLTIPLLAMASPEITILGVHPATIVLFVMYGFGLKLLSRVKADPMWSPVMTDYTQDEAQEADEGGDRRATSRLWMLFAAYAAITAVAGYLIGEASIALVGLTGLSETAVGTVFTAVSNSLPELVTAIAAVRIGAVSLAVGDIIGGNAFEVLFLAAADIFYRSGSIYHRFTDENVFTTVLAILMTGILLLGMLRRQQQGIANIGFESALVLALYACSVVLVFT, translated from the coding sequence GTGCTTCTTGACCTGACGGATTTTTCTCTCGCCGCGGTGATCGGCATCTTCGTGGCTTGTGCCCTGGCGATAGCGTTTGCCGGCGCCAAACTGGCCGGCGTCGCGGACACGCTGGCGGACCGGACCGGCATGGGCGAGATCATCGCGGGCGCCCTGTTCGTCGGCGGCAGTACCTCGCTGCCCGGCATCATCACCTCCATGACGACCGCCAGCGAGGGCTATGCGGGGCTGGCCATCGGCAACGCGGTGGGCGGCCTGACCGCCCAGACGACGTTCCTGGCGGTCGCCGACCTGGTGTACCGGCGGGCCAACCTGGAGCACGCCGCCGCCTCCGTGACCGGCCTGGTCCAGGGCACGCTGCTCGTCACCATGCTGACCATCCCGCTGCTGGCGATGGCGTCGCCCGAGATCACGATCCTCGGCGTCCATCCCGCCACCATCGTTCTGTTCGTCATGTACGGCTTCGGCCTGAAGCTGCTGTCGCGGGTGAAGGCCGACCCGATGTGGTCGCCGGTGATGACGGACTACACGCAGGACGAGGCCCAAGAGGCCGATGAGGGCGGGGATCGTCGCGCGACGTCGAGGCTGTGGATGCTGTTCGCGGCCTATGCCGCGATCACGGCGGTCGCGGGATACCTCATCGGCGAGGCGAGCATCGCCCTGGTCGGCCTGACCGGCCTGTCGGAGACGGCGGTCGGCACCGTGTTCACGGCAGTGTCGAACTCCCTGCCGGAGTTGGTGACCGCCATCGCCGCGGTCCGGATCGGCGCCGTGAGCCTGGCCGTCGGCGACATCATCGGCGGCAATGCCTTCGAGGTGCTGTTCCTGGCCGCAGCCGACATCTTCTACCGCTCCGGCTCGATCTACCACCGGTTCACGGACGAGAACGTCTTCACCACGGTCCTGGCCATCCTGATGACCGGCATCCTGCTGCTCGGCATGCTGCGGCGCCAGCAGCAGGGGATCGCCAACATCGGCTTCGAGAGCGCGCTGGTGCTCGCCCTCTATGCCTGTTCCGTCGTGCTGGTCTTCACCTGA